The genomic interval CGCCTGTCGGATCCGACGAAAAAAGGAGAGACAGACGGCAAAAAAGGCGAGAAACGAATCTTGAAGCGTTCCGGCATAAACGGGGCGACAGAAAAAATCGAGAAGAAAAGGAGCTAGTGATTATGGGAATCGACAGGAGGACTTTTCTAAAAGGCATGGGTGCGGGCTTCGGCGTAAGCGCGGCCGGCGCATTGTTGCCGGTAAAGGCGGAGGCGAGCGCCCCGGTATCGGATAAAGAATTCGTAGGAGTGCTCGTCGATACGACGCGCTGCGTCGGTTGCAGGAGCTGTGAAAAGGCGTGCGCCGAGGCGCATGGCCTGCCAGTTCCCAATATCGACGATTCTTCCGTTTTCGACAAAAGAAGGACCACCAATGCGCACCAGCTTGAGGCAGTAAACCGTTTTCAAACAAACAAAGGAGAGGTTTTTGTCAAGAAGCAGTGCATGCACTGCAACCAGCCCGCCTGCGTTTCGGCATGTCCCGTCAAGGCGATGGAAAAGCATGATGAAGGCGCCGTCACCTGGAATGACAACTGTATCGGCTGCCGTTACTGCATGACGTCCTGCCCCTTCGACATTCCGAAATTTGAACATTCCGCCTTCCCGGAACTGCACAAATGCGACATGTGCTACAGCCGGACGCAGAAGGGTCTGGAGCCTGCCTGCGTGGAAGCGTGCCCCGCATTCGCACTTACCTTCGGCACGAGAAGAGAGATG from Syntrophobacterales bacterium carries:
- a CDS encoding 4Fe-4S dicluster domain-containing protein, whose translation is MGIDRRTFLKGMGAGFGVSAAGALLPVKAEASAPVSDKEFVGVLVDTTRCVGCRSCEKACAEAHGLPVPNIDDSSVFDKRRTTNAHQLEAVNRFQTNKGEVFVKKQCMHCNQPACVSACPVKAMEKHDEGAVTWNDNCIGCRYCMTSCPFDIPKFEHSAFPELHKCDMCYSRTQKGLEPACVEACPAFALTFGTRREMIDEANRRIYSDEKNYYHHIYGENEAGGTGYMYISAAPFEQIGFRNDIGTTAYPEYTKGFLYSVPVILLLWPAFMSAIATITKRKAKVKVEEGGMR